The following coding sequences are from one Triticum aestivum cultivar Chinese Spring chromosome 5A, IWGSC CS RefSeq v2.1, whole genome shotgun sequence window:
- the LOC123107421 gene encoding uncharacterized protein yields the protein MATQTEPAAPPRRLLGPPVIRAARPSPGPADVAAPASHPFLDLLDAAFNAPSAAEAKAALKPRRALTENCSATYANSGNPCLDLFFQVVPDTPPERVRALLAAAWAHDALTALKLACNLRGVRGTGKSDKEGFYAAALWLHDNHPRTLACNVAALAEFGYLKDFPELLFRLIHGPDVRKVAREGAAAEKVRRKEKDFAKQREALRASLASRKRARELAPVPPKATFGDFLSAALSKAGRKPMEVETVPVSVAVQEPAEQKPEEMEVDVDQKKKPRRMSKKVRKVAKLAVQSLETYYGDSAYRFLFEAVADFFAALLASDLEQLAAGGKKRKIGLAAKWCPTPGSSFDRTTLLCEAIARRLFPRDSDPEYAQLTDEHYTYRALHRLRREVLVPLRKVLELPEVYMSAQRWSELPYTRVASVAMRRYKFLFKKHDEERFDKYLEDVEAGKAKISAGALLPHEIAASALSGVEDDVSELQWRRMVDDLRSKGALSNCISVCDVSGSMHGTPMHVCIALGVLTSELSEEPWAGKVITFSERPEIHLIKGKTLREKMSFVESMQWDMNTNFQAVFDQILSTAVEARLAPEKMIRTIFVYSDMEFDQASATGGYYARSRSWDTDYEVICKKFRAAGYGDVVPQIIFWNLRDSKSTPVTSTQPGVAMVSGFSKNLLKIFLKNDGVVNPEAIMMEAIAGEEYQKLEVFD from the coding sequence ATGGCGACGCAGACGGAGCCCgctgcgccgccgcgccgcctcctcgGCCCTCCCGTCATCCGCGCCGCCCGCCCCTCGCCCGGCCCCGCCGACGTCGCCGCGCCCGCGTCGCACCCcttcctcgacctcctcgacgcggcCTTCAACGCGCCGTCCGCCGCGGAGGCCAAGGCCGCGCTCAAGCCGCGGAGGGCGCTCACGGAGAACTGCTCCGCCACGTACGCCAACTCGGGCAACCCCTGCCTCGACCTCTTCTTCCAGGTGGTGCCCGACACGCCGCCCGAGCGCGTGCGCGCGCTGCTCGCCGCGGCGTGGGCGCACGACGCGCTCACGGCGCTCAAGCTCGCCTGCAACCTCCGCGGCGTCCGCGGCACCGGCAAGTCGGACAAGGAGGGCTTCTACGCGGCCGCGCTCTGGCTGCACGACAACCACCCGCGCACGCTCGCCTGCAACGTCGCCGCGCTCGCCGAGTTCGGCTACCTCAAGGACTTCCCCGAGCTGCTCTTCCGCCTCATCCACGGCCCCGACGTGCGCAAGGTCGCCAGGGAGGGCGCCGCCGCCGAGAAGgtgaggaggaaggagaaggactTCGCCAAGCAGCGGGAGGCCTTGCGGGCTAGCCTGGCCAGCCGCAAGCGCGCCCGCGAGCTGGCCCCTGTGCCGCCCAAGGCCACCTTCGGCGACTTCCTCTCCGCCGCCCTCTCCAAGGCCGGCAGGAAGCCCATGGAGGTGGAGACCGTCCCTGTGTCTGTCGCGGTCCAGGAGCCGGCCGAGCAGAAGCCCGAGGAGATGGAGGTGGACGTGGACCAGAAGAAGAAGCCCCGGCGGATGTCCAAGAAGGTCCGGAAGGTGGCCAAGCTCGCCGTGCAGTCGCTGGAGACGTACTACGGCGACAGCGCGTACCGCTTCCTGTTCGAGGCCGTCGCGGACTTCTTCGCCGCCCTCCTCGCTTCGGACCTCGAGCAGCTGGCCGCAGGTGGCAAGAAGAGGAAGATCGGCCTCGCCGCGAAGTGGTGCCCCACGCCGGGCTCGTCCTTCGACCGCACCACGCTGCTCTGCGAGGCCATCGCCCGTCGCCTCTTCCCGCGCGACTCGGACCCCGAGTACGCCCAGCTCACGGACGAGCACTACACGTACCGCGCCCTCCACCGCCTCCGCCGCGAGGTGCTCGTGCCGCTGCGCAAAGTGCTGGAACTCCCGGAGGTGTACATGAGCGCCCAGCGGTGGTCGGAGCTCCCCTACACCCGCGTGGCCTCGGTGGCCATGCGGCGGTACAAGTTCCTCTTCAAGAAGCACGACGAGGAGCGCTTCGACAAGTACCTGGAGGACGTGGAGGCCGGCAAGGCCAAGATCTCGGCGGGCGCGCTCCTGCCGCACGAGATCGCCGCGTCCGCCTTAAGTGGCGTGGAGGACGACGTGTCGGAGCTGCAGTGGCGCCGCATGGTAGACGACCTGCGCTCCAAGGGGGCGCTGAGCAACTGCATCTCCGTCTGCGACGTGTCCGGCAGCATGCACGGCACCCCGATGCATGTGTGCATCGCGCTGGGCGTGCTCACATCGGAGCTCAGCGAGGAGCCCTGGGCAGGCAAGGTGATCACCTTCAGCGAGAGGCCCGAGATCCACCTGATCAAGGGCAAGACCCTTCGGGAGAAGATGAGTTTCGTGGAGAGTATGCAGTGGGACATGAACACCAACTTCCAGGCGGTGTTCGACCAGATCCTCTCCACTGCGGTGGAGGCCCGGCTGGCGCCCGAGAAGATGATCAGGACCATTTTCGTGTACAGCGACATGGAGTTCGACCAGGCGTCGGCGACCGGCGGGTACTATGCTCGCAGCAGGTCGTGGGACACGGACTACGAGGTGATCTGCAAGAAGTTCAGGGCTGCCGGGTATGGCGACGTGGTGCCCCAGATCATCTTCTGGAACCTGCGTGACTCGAAGTCGACGCCGGTGACGTCGACCCAGCCTGGGGTGGCCATGGTGAGCGGCTTCTCCAAGAACTTGCTCAAGATCTTCCTGaagaacgacggcgtggtgaacCCCGAGGCCATCATGAtggaggccatcgccggcgaggagTACCAGAAGCTGGAGGTGTTCGATTAG